Proteins encoded within one genomic window of Natronobeatus ordinarius:
- a CDS encoding ImmA/IrrE family metallo-endopeptidase, whose protein sequence is MATTSDSSISFDETDTRSDEMNSTIEQWINDLVAGVDEAQSSAEFQEWLDVQSRFHDYSYQNTLLIKRQCPEATRVAGYRTWQDDFDRHVQEGESAIWIWAPIITKQCPECENSPSYHESSDCDYDETPPEEWSKGLVGFRPAPVFDISQTDGEPLPELDTEATGDADGLVTQLTAADDDLGVTVRIIPEEEWSHGEAKGVCERVSLIDVKPLVEARDRENNADLARTLIHEYAHALLHFDVDDDTERSKREVEAEAVAYVVGRYCGLDTSGSAFYLATWESDDPEVVRERLVRISRTAQEIIEVLED, encoded by the coding sequence ATGGCTACGACCAGCGACTCGTCGATCTCCTTCGACGAGACCGACACGCGATCGGACGAGATGAACAGCACCATCGAACAGTGGATCAACGACCTCGTCGCCGGCGTCGACGAGGCGCAATCCAGCGCGGAGTTTCAGGAGTGGCTCGATGTCCAGAGCCGTTTCCACGACTATTCCTACCAAAATACGCTCCTGATCAAGCGCCAGTGTCCCGAGGCGACCCGCGTGGCGGGTTATCGGACATGGCAAGATGACTTTGACCGGCACGTTCAGGAGGGGGAAAGCGCGATCTGGATCTGGGCACCAATCATCACGAAACAGTGCCCAGAGTGCGAGAACTCACCGAGCTACCACGAGAGCAGCGACTGCGACTACGACGAGACACCGCCTGAAGAGTGGTCGAAGGGGCTCGTTGGTTTCAGACCCGCACCGGTGTTCGACATCTCCCAGACCGACGGTGAGCCGCTTCCGGAACTTGATACAGAAGCGACCGGCGACGCCGACGGTCTCGTCACCCAGTTGACTGCCGCCGATGATGACCTTGGGGTGACGGTTCGAATTATCCCCGAGGAGGAATGGTCGCATGGAGAGGCAAAAGGTGTCTGTGAGCGGGTGAGTCTCATCGACGTCAAGCCCCTCGTCGAGGCTCGCGACCGCGAGAACAATGCGGATCTCGCTCGGACGCTGATTCACGAGTACGCACACGCCTTACTCCACTTTGACGTCGACGACGATACCGAGCGCTCGAAGCGTGAGGTCGAAGCCGAAGCCGTCGCGTACGTCGTCGGCCGGTACTGCGGGCTCGATACGAGTGGCTCGGCGTTCTACCTTGCGACGTGGGAATCGGACGATCCCGAGGTCGTTCGCGAGCGTCTCGTCCGAATTAGTCGAACGGCACAAGAGATCATCGAGGTCCTCGAGGACTAA